In Pyrus communis chromosome 1, drPyrComm1.1, whole genome shotgun sequence, the following are encoded in one genomic region:
- the LOC137728451 gene encoding UDP-glucuronate:xylan alpha-glucuronosyltransferase 2-like isoform X2, with product MVIKINLVLIALFFVVYAALLLHPSSSVYYENAASLIRCSLRECNHKVSRWTMEKIVKPVLEETKDNISRPKANMSKIEVPSFLNETMRKGMKIGMVNMDENDLSEWDKHGKTIPIRFDRVSDNFKWDDLFPEWIDEEEESDVPTCPEIPMPDLQIYEKMHMVVAKLPCNYPEEGWRREVFRLQVHLIAANLAARKGRKDWNRKTTKVVFWSKCRPMLEIFRCNDLVKREGDWWLFEPDMARLRQKVSLPIGTCNLALPLWGQQGIDQVYDLTKIRSTTNKPKREAYVTVLHSSDMYVCGAITLARSLLQTGTRRDLVLLLDNSISALKREALSAAGWKLHVIERIRNPRAENGTYNEYNYSKFRLWQLTEYDKIIFIDADIIVLRNLDLLFHFPQMSATGNDVYIFNSGIMVIEPSNCTFQFLMDHRSDIVSYNGGDQGYLNEVFVWWHRLPRRMNFLKNFWANTTSERTVKDELFGADPPKLYTIHYLGWKPWVCYRDYDCNWDVAEQLVYASDVAHERWWRFHDGMDEGLQKFCGLTKIRKNDLDWERRRARKLGFPNGHWKIKIKDPRRKNVVA from the exons ATGGTGATCAAAATCAACTTGGTTTTAATTGCTTTGTTTTTCGTTGTCTATGCTGCCCTTCTGCTCCACCCATCCTCCTCCGTCTACTACGAGAATGCAGCTTCTCTTATTAGGTGCTCATTGCGAGAGTGCAATCACAAGGTAAG CAGGTGGACAATGGAGAAGATCGTTAAGCCAGTATTGGAGGAGACCAAAGACAACATATCAAGGCCTAAAGCCAATATGAGCAAGATAGAGGTGCCAAGCTTTTTGAATGAAACAATGAGAAAAGGGATGAAAATTGGCATGGTAAATATGGATGAGAATGATTTGAGTGAGTGGGATAAGCATGGAAAGACAATTCCGATCCGTTTTGATCGGGTTTCGGATAATTTCAAATGGGATGATTTATTTCCCGAGTGGAttgacgaagaggaagagagtgacGTCCCAACATGCCCGGAGATACCAATGCCAGATCTTCAAATTTACGAGAAGATGCACATGGTGGTTGCTAAGTTGCCATGCAATTATCCGGAAGAAGGGTGGAGGAGGGAGGTGTTTAGGCTCCAAGTTCATCTTATAGCGGCTAATTTGGCTGCGAGGAAAGGAAGGAAGGATTGGAACAGGAAGACAACTAAAGTGGTGTTTTGGAGCAAGTGTAGGCCAATGCTGGAGATATTTAGGTGCAATGATTTAGTCAAACGGGAAGGGGATTGGTGGTTGTTTGAGCCAGATATGGCTAGGTTACGGCAAAAGGTATCATTGCCTATTGGTACTTGCAATTTGGCTTTGCCTTTATGGGGACAACAAG GAATTGATCAAGTGTATGATCTGACTAAAATTCGAAGCACAACAAACAAACCCAAACGAGAAGCCTACGTCACAGTCCTCCACTCCTCCGATATGTACGTTTGTGGCGCCATAACCTTAGCCAGGAGTCTACTCCAAACCGGCACCAGACGCGACCTTGTCCTCCTCCTAGACAACTCCATCTCCGCCCTCAAGCGAGAAGCTCTCTCAGCCGCCGGCTGGAAGCTCCACGTCATCGAACGAATCAGAAACCCTAGAGCCGAAAATGGTACCTACAACGAGTACAACTACAGCAAGTTCCGACTATGGCAGCTCACTGAATATGACAAAATCATCTTTATCGACGCCGACATTATTGTCCTTCGAAACCTCGACCTTCTCTTCCACTTCCCGCAAATGTCAGCCACCGGCAACGACGTTTACATCTTCAACTCCGGCATCATGGTCATCGAGCCCTCCAACTGCACGTTCCAGTTTTTGATGGACCACCGAAGTGACATCGTATCGTACAACGGTGGCGACCAAGGCTACCTCAACGAGGTCTTCGTGTGGTGGCACCGGCTACCGCGGAGGATGAactttttgaagaatttttGGGCGAACACGACAAGCGAGAGGACGGTTAAGGATGAGCTGTTTGGGGCGGACCCACCGAAGCTTTATACGATACACTACTTGGGATGGAAGCCATGGGTTTGTTATAGGGATTATGATTGTAACTGGGACGTGGCGGAACAACTTGTCTACGCGAGTGATGTGGCGCACGAGCGGTGGTGGAGGTTCCATGACGGCATGGACGAGGGGTTGCAGAAGTTTTGTGGGCTGACGAAGATAAGGAAGAATGATTTGGACTGGGAACGAAGAAGGGCGAGAAAGTTAGGGTTTCCAAATGGGCATTGGAAGATCAAAATCAAAGACCCTAGACGGAAAAATGTGGTGGCATAG
- the LOC137728451 gene encoding UDP-glucuronate:xylan alpha-glucuronosyltransferase 2-like isoform X1, whose product MMEGHARLQKMMKATSFKSAMVIKINLVLIALFFVVYAALLLHPSSSVYYENAASLIRCSLRECNHKVRWTMEKIVKPVLEETKDNISRPKANMSKIEVPSFLNETMRKGMKIGMVNMDENDLSEWDKHGKTIPIRFDRVSDNFKWDDLFPEWIDEEEESDVPTCPEIPMPDLQIYEKMHMVVAKLPCNYPEEGWRREVFRLQVHLIAANLAARKGRKDWNRKTTKVVFWSKCRPMLEIFRCNDLVKREGDWWLFEPDMARLRQKVSLPIGTCNLALPLWGQQGIDQVYDLTKIRSTTNKPKREAYVTVLHSSDMYVCGAITLARSLLQTGTRRDLVLLLDNSISALKREALSAAGWKLHVIERIRNPRAENGTYNEYNYSKFRLWQLTEYDKIIFIDADIIVLRNLDLLFHFPQMSATGNDVYIFNSGIMVIEPSNCTFQFLMDHRSDIVSYNGGDQGYLNEVFVWWHRLPRRMNFLKNFWANTTSERTVKDELFGADPPKLYTIHYLGWKPWVCYRDYDCNWDVAEQLVYASDVAHERWWRFHDGMDEGLQKFCGLTKIRKNDLDWERRRARKLGFPNGHWKIKIKDPRRKNVVA is encoded by the exons ATGATGGAAGGACATGCTCGTCTTCAAAAGATGATGAAGGCTACTTCTTTCAAATCTGCTATGGTGATCAAAATCAACTTGGTTTTAATTGCTTTGTTTTTCGTTGTCTATGCTGCCCTTCTGCTCCACCCATCCTCCTCCGTCTACTACGAGAATGCAGCTTCTCTTATTAGGTGCTCATTGCGAGAGTGCAATCACAAGGTAAG GTGGACAATGGAGAAGATCGTTAAGCCAGTATTGGAGGAGACCAAAGACAACATATCAAGGCCTAAAGCCAATATGAGCAAGATAGAGGTGCCAAGCTTTTTGAATGAAACAATGAGAAAAGGGATGAAAATTGGCATGGTAAATATGGATGAGAATGATTTGAGTGAGTGGGATAAGCATGGAAAGACAATTCCGATCCGTTTTGATCGGGTTTCGGATAATTTCAAATGGGATGATTTATTTCCCGAGTGGAttgacgaagaggaagagagtgacGTCCCAACATGCCCGGAGATACCAATGCCAGATCTTCAAATTTACGAGAAGATGCACATGGTGGTTGCTAAGTTGCCATGCAATTATCCGGAAGAAGGGTGGAGGAGGGAGGTGTTTAGGCTCCAAGTTCATCTTATAGCGGCTAATTTGGCTGCGAGGAAAGGAAGGAAGGATTGGAACAGGAAGACAACTAAAGTGGTGTTTTGGAGCAAGTGTAGGCCAATGCTGGAGATATTTAGGTGCAATGATTTAGTCAAACGGGAAGGGGATTGGTGGTTGTTTGAGCCAGATATGGCTAGGTTACGGCAAAAGGTATCATTGCCTATTGGTACTTGCAATTTGGCTTTGCCTTTATGGGGACAACAAG GAATTGATCAAGTGTATGATCTGACTAAAATTCGAAGCACAACAAACAAACCCAAACGAGAAGCCTACGTCACAGTCCTCCACTCCTCCGATATGTACGTTTGTGGCGCCATAACCTTAGCCAGGAGTCTACTCCAAACCGGCACCAGACGCGACCTTGTCCTCCTCCTAGACAACTCCATCTCCGCCCTCAAGCGAGAAGCTCTCTCAGCCGCCGGCTGGAAGCTCCACGTCATCGAACGAATCAGAAACCCTAGAGCCGAAAATGGTACCTACAACGAGTACAACTACAGCAAGTTCCGACTATGGCAGCTCACTGAATATGACAAAATCATCTTTATCGACGCCGACATTATTGTCCTTCGAAACCTCGACCTTCTCTTCCACTTCCCGCAAATGTCAGCCACCGGCAACGACGTTTACATCTTCAACTCCGGCATCATGGTCATCGAGCCCTCCAACTGCACGTTCCAGTTTTTGATGGACCACCGAAGTGACATCGTATCGTACAACGGTGGCGACCAAGGCTACCTCAACGAGGTCTTCGTGTGGTGGCACCGGCTACCGCGGAGGATGAactttttgaagaatttttGGGCGAACACGACAAGCGAGAGGACGGTTAAGGATGAGCTGTTTGGGGCGGACCCACCGAAGCTTTATACGATACACTACTTGGGATGGAAGCCATGGGTTTGTTATAGGGATTATGATTGTAACTGGGACGTGGCGGAACAACTTGTCTACGCGAGTGATGTGGCGCACGAGCGGTGGTGGAGGTTCCATGACGGCATGGACGAGGGGTTGCAGAAGTTTTGTGGGCTGACGAAGATAAGGAAGAATGATTTGGACTGGGAACGAAGAAGGGCGAGAAAGTTAGGGTTTCCAAATGGGCATTGGAAGATCAAAATCAAAGACCCTAGACGGAAAAATGTGGTGGCATAG
- the LOC137742254 gene encoding protein TIC 22, chloroplastic-like isoform X2: protein MESAKTYPRSNPLLSLSTFIHQHCLRLGAELSTRFEDTKRLAGILAGNCAPLASRRMCSAPVAPPFAWLAQSNHALAATLSSDHVAKSLAGTAVYTVSNSNNEFVLISDPNESKSIGLLCFRQEDAEAFLAQVRSRRELRSAAKVVPITLDQVYMLKVEGIAFRFLPDPVQIRNALELKSSDRSAFDGVPVFQEDIEKELSKVSRASRGPGVSQHIMVGSLEDVLRKMESSEKNSGWEDLIFIPPGKSYSQHIQDVVKA from the exons ATGGAGTCCGCGAAGACCTACCCGCGCTCAAACCCTCTGCTCTCGCTCTCCACCTTCATACACCAGCACTGCCTCCGCCTCGGCGCCGAGCTCTCCACCCGTTTCGAAGACACCAAGCGGCTCGCGGGAATCCTAGCTGGAAACTGCGCGCCGCTGGCGAGCAGGCGCATGTGTTCGGCTCCGGTTGCTCCGCCCTTCGCGTGGCTGGCTCAGAGCAATCACGCCCTGGCCGCTACCCTCAGCTCGGACCACGTGGCGAAGAGCCTGGCCGGCACGGCGGTGTATACGGTTAGCAATTCGAACAATGAGTTCGTGCTCATCTCTGATCCCAATGAGAGCAAGTCCATTGGATTGCTTTGCTTTCGGCAGGAAGACGCCGAAGCATTCCTCGCTCAA GTTCGATCGAGGAGAGAATTACGAAGTGCGGCTAAAGTTGTCCCGATTACTCTTGACCAG GTGTACATGCTGAAGGTTGAAGGAATTGCATTCCGGTTTCTGCCTGACCCGGTTCAAATAAGGAATGCACTCGAG CTCAAATCCTCTGACAGGAGTGCATTTGATGGAGTTCCTGTTTTTCAG GAAGATATAGAAAAAGAATTGTCAAAGGTCTCAAGAGCATCTAGAGGACCTGGGGTTTCTCAACATATTATG GTTGGCAGTTTGGAAGACGTTTTGAGAAAAATGGAG TCAAGCGAAAAGAATTCAGGCTGGGAAGACCTGATTTTCATTCCACCGGGAAAAAGCTACTCCCAACACATTCAAGATGTGGTTAAAGCCTGA
- the LOC137742254 gene encoding protein TIC 22, chloroplastic-like isoform X1, translating to MESAKTYPRSNPLLSLSTFIHQHCLRLGAELSTRFEDTKRLAGILAGNCAPLASRRMCSAPVAPPFAWLAQSNHALAATLSSDHVAKSLAGTAVYTVSNSNNEFVLISDPNESKSIGLLCFRQEDAEAFLAQVRSRRELRSAAKVVPITLDQVYMLKVEGIAFRFLPDPVQIRNALELKSSDRSAFDGVPVFQSDLLVMKKKNKRYCPIYFTREDIEKELSKVSRASRGPGVSQHIMVGSLEDVLRKMESSEKNSGWEDLIFIPPGKSYSQHIQDVVKA from the exons ATGGAGTCCGCGAAGACCTACCCGCGCTCAAACCCTCTGCTCTCGCTCTCCACCTTCATACACCAGCACTGCCTCCGCCTCGGCGCCGAGCTCTCCACCCGTTTCGAAGACACCAAGCGGCTCGCGGGAATCCTAGCTGGAAACTGCGCGCCGCTGGCGAGCAGGCGCATGTGTTCGGCTCCGGTTGCTCCGCCCTTCGCGTGGCTGGCTCAGAGCAATCACGCCCTGGCCGCTACCCTCAGCTCGGACCACGTGGCGAAGAGCCTGGCCGGCACGGCGGTGTATACGGTTAGCAATTCGAACAATGAGTTCGTGCTCATCTCTGATCCCAATGAGAGCAAGTCCATTGGATTGCTTTGCTTTCGGCAGGAAGACGCCGAAGCATTCCTCGCTCAA GTTCGATCGAGGAGAGAATTACGAAGTGCGGCTAAAGTTGTCCCGATTACTCTTGACCAG GTGTACATGCTGAAGGTTGAAGGAATTGCATTCCGGTTTCTGCCTGACCCGGTTCAAATAAGGAATGCACTCGAG CTCAAATCCTCTGACAGGAGTGCATTTGATGGAGTTCCTGTTTTTCAG TCGGACCTTCTGGttatgaagaagaaaaacaagcgTTACTGCCCAATATATTTCACCAGG GAAGATATAGAAAAAGAATTGTCAAAGGTCTCAAGAGCATCTAGAGGACCTGGGGTTTCTCAACATATTATG GTTGGCAGTTTGGAAGACGTTTTGAGAAAAATGGAG TCAAGCGAAAAGAATTCAGGCTGGGAAGACCTGATTTTCATTCCACCGGGAAAAAGCTACTCCCAACACATTCAAGATGTGGTTAAAGCCTGA
- the LOC137742254 gene encoding protein TIC 22, chloroplastic-like isoform X3, whose protein sequence is MESAKTYPRSNPLLSLSTFIHQHCLRLGAELSTRFEDTKRLAGILAGNCAPLASRRMCSAPVAPPFAWLAQSNHALAATLSSDHVAKSLAGTAVYTVRSRRELRSAAKVVPITLDQVYMLKVEGIAFRFLPDPVQIRNALELKSSDRSAFDGVPVFQSDLLVMKKKNKRYCPIYFTREDIEKELSKVSRASRGPGVSQHIMVGSLEDVLRKMESSEKNSGWEDLIFIPPGKSYSQHIQDVVKA, encoded by the exons ATGGAGTCCGCGAAGACCTACCCGCGCTCAAACCCTCTGCTCTCGCTCTCCACCTTCATACACCAGCACTGCCTCCGCCTCGGCGCCGAGCTCTCCACCCGTTTCGAAGACACCAAGCGGCTCGCGGGAATCCTAGCTGGAAACTGCGCGCCGCTGGCGAGCAGGCGCATGTGTTCGGCTCCGGTTGCTCCGCCCTTCGCGTGGCTGGCTCAGAGCAATCACGCCCTGGCCGCTACCCTCAGCTCGGACCACGTGGCGAAGAGCCTGGCCGGCACGGCGGTGTATACG GTTCGATCGAGGAGAGAATTACGAAGTGCGGCTAAAGTTGTCCCGATTACTCTTGACCAG GTGTACATGCTGAAGGTTGAAGGAATTGCATTCCGGTTTCTGCCTGACCCGGTTCAAATAAGGAATGCACTCGAG CTCAAATCCTCTGACAGGAGTGCATTTGATGGAGTTCCTGTTTTTCAG TCGGACCTTCTGGttatgaagaagaaaaacaagcgTTACTGCCCAATATATTTCACCAGG GAAGATATAGAAAAAGAATTGTCAAAGGTCTCAAGAGCATCTAGAGGACCTGGGGTTTCTCAACATATTATG GTTGGCAGTTTGGAAGACGTTTTGAGAAAAATGGAG TCAAGCGAAAAGAATTCAGGCTGGGAAGACCTGATTTTCATTCCACCGGGAAAAAGCTACTCCCAACACATTCAAGATGTGGTTAAAGCCTGA